In the Oncorhynchus tshawytscha isolate Ot180627B linkage group LG17, Otsh_v2.0, whole genome shotgun sequence genome, one interval contains:
- the LOC112216843 gene encoding putative adenosylhomocysteinase 3 isoform X3: MLSKKKDEDTGGEPSRRKIQFADQKQEFNKRPTKIGRRSLSRSISQSSTDSYGSAASYTDSSDDETSPRDKQQKNSKGNGDFCIKNIKQADFGRREIEIAEQEMPALMALRKRAQGEKPLAGAKVVGCTHITAQTAVLMETLTALGAQCRWAACNIYSTQNEVAAALAEGGFSVFAWKGESEDDFWWCIDRCVNLEGWQPNMILDDGGDLTHWIYKKYPNMFKKIKGIVEESVTGVHRLYQLSKAGKLCVPAMNVNDSVTKQKFDNLYCCRESILDGLKRTTDVMFGGKQVMVCGYGEVGKGCCAALKAMGSIVYVTEIDPICALQACMDGFRLVKLNEVIRQVDIVITCTGNKNVVVREYLDRMKNGCIVCNMGHSNTEIDVASLRTPELTWERVRSQVDHVIWPDGKRIVLLAEGRLLNLSCSTVPTFVLSITATTQALALIELYNAPEGRYKQDVYLLPKKMDEYVASLHLPTFDAHLTELSDEQAKYLGLNKNGPFKPNYYRY; this comes from the exons ATGTTGTCGAAGAAGAAGGATGAAGACACTGGAGGTGAACCCAGTAGGAGAAAG ATCCAGTTTGCGGACCAGAAACAAGAGTTCAACAAACGTCCCACCAAAATCGGCCGCCGCTCTCTGTCCCGATCCATCTCCCAGTCCTCCACAGACAGCTACGGCTCAG ctgCGTCGTACACAGACAGCTCTGACGATGAGACTTCTCCTCGGGACAAGCAGCAGAAGAACTCCAAGGGCAACGGAGACTTCTGCATCAAGAACATCAAGCAGGCCGACTTCGGACGCAGGGAGATCGAGATCGCTGAGCAAG AGATGCCAGCCCTCATGGCCCTGAGGAAGAGAGCCCAGGGAGAGAAGCCTCTGGCTGGAGCCAAAGTAGTGGGCTGCACCCACATCACAGCTCAGACAGcc GTGTTGATGGAGACACTGACTGCCCTGGGGGCTCAGTGCAGGTGGGCTGCCTGTAACATCTACTCCACTCAGAACGAGGTGGCGGCAGCTCTGGCCGAGGGAG ggttctCTGTGTTCGCGTGGAAGGGCGAGTCGGAGGATGACTTCTGGTGGTGCATCGACCGCTGCGTCAACCTGGAGGGCTGGCAGCCCAACATG ATCCTGGATGACGGCGGAGACCTGACCCACTGGATCTATAAGAAATACCCCAACATGTTCAAGAAGATCAAAGGCATCGTGGAGGAGAGCGTCACTGGAGTACACCG GCTGTACCAGCTGTCCAAGGCAGGGAAGCTGTGTGTCCCGGCCATGAATGTCAACGACTCTGTGACCAAGCAGAAGTTTGACAACCTCTACTGCTGCAGGGAGTCCATCCTGGACGG TCTGAAGAGGACCACTGATGTAATGTTTGGGGGAAAGCAGGTGATGGTGTGTGGATATGGAGAG GTGGGGAAGGGCTGCTGTGCTGCTCTCAAGGCCATGGGCTCCATCGTGTACGTCACAGAGATCGACCCCATCTGTGCCTTGCAGGCCTG CATGGATGGCTTCAGACTGGTGAAGCTGAATGAAGTGATCAGACAAGTGGACATTGTCATCACTTGCACAG GAAATAAGAACGTGGTGGTGAGAGAGTACCTGGACCGTATGAAGAACGGCTGTATCGTCTGTAACATGGGACACTCGAACACCGAGATCGACGTG GCGAGCCTGCGGACCCCGGAGCTGACCTGGGAGAGGGTGAGGTCACAGGTGGACCACGTCATCTGGCCCGACGGCAAGCGGATAGTGTTGCTGGCTGAG GGTCGTCTGCTGAACCTGAGCTGCTCTACGGTCCCCACCTTCGTCCTGTCCATCACCGCCACCACTCAG GCCCTGGCTCTGATAGAGCTGTACAACGCCCCGGAGGGACGCTACAAACAGGATGTCTACCTGCTGCCCAAGAAGATGG ATGAATATGTGGCCAGTCTTCACCTGCCTACGTTCGATGCCCACCTCACAGAGCTGAGTGACGAGCAGGCCAAGTACCTGGGCTTGAACAAGAACGGGCCCTTCAAGCCAAACTACTACAG GTATTAA